The following coding sequences are from one Streptomyces dengpaensis window:
- a CDS encoding zinc finger-like domain-containing protein — protein sequence MLTLKIQQMTVDGHPYLCPDCASQAFTLDGSGFIDAFPVWGNCWNGHRWEEPLITLGTLKEIKAASTGRERAEDDDAFAIVIGGAVLAGILHPELTADDLKTAGGAAWKRIIKPAVRRRKRAAFRAVKRPVSNAVAAAQAAAIGAAWVLQAGGHSPDPDYKPEPINPCAACGGKGGHNIEYRLHKTTRVRCSVCSGTGEID from the coding sequence ATGCTCACCCTGAAGATCCAGCAGATGACGGTCGACGGGCACCCCTACCTGTGCCCTGACTGTGCCTCGCAGGCCTTCACTCTCGACGGCAGCGGCTTCATCGACGCGTTCCCCGTCTGGGGCAACTGCTGGAACGGCCACAGGTGGGAAGAGCCCCTCATCACCCTCGGCACGCTGAAGGAAATCAAGGCTGCGAGCACCGGCCGCGAGCGCGCCGAGGACGACGACGCCTTCGCGATCGTCATCGGCGGCGCCGTCCTCGCAGGGATCCTCCACCCCGAACTCACCGCCGACGACCTGAAGACGGCAGGCGGCGCCGCCTGGAAGCGGATCATCAAGCCCGCTGTGCGTCGTCGGAAGCGCGCAGCCTTCCGTGCCGTCAAGCGGCCCGTCTCCAACGCGGTCGCCGCCGCGCAAGCCGCAGCCATCGGTGCCGCTTGGGTCCTCCAGGCCGGCGGCCACAGCCCCGACCCCGACTACAAGCCCGAGCCCATCAACCCGTGCGCTGCCTGCGGCGGGAAGGGCGGCCACAACATCGAATACCGCCTGCACAAAACCACCCGCGTCCGCTGCTCCGTGTGCTCCGGCACCGGCGAAATCGACTAG
- a CDS encoding phage major capsid protein, producing MARNTMEAWIPEEYDSAVIQRITQTSVIEALANRLPMTSDTRHAPRSAGMGVEVIDKGGAYGEDTSLNDDVVLTAKKFGKVVRIAEEDINDALPNTLAVKMKDWGISYAKILDNACLGVTAAPGAGVPFQSLYSLLNTTDATLGYTGGDNITTAASSGATYDDYSTAIGDVEAGDYYDPATMISIAHPSFKKSMRGIKDSQQRPIFIEGLAGTPDTIFSVPIHWSLGARQHATATAAPTGRPLMAFVSTDLMLLGIRSGPESVFIDGRDGTSALTDESLLKMRARRGWAYGHPAGASILVG from the coding sequence ATGGCTCGCAACACCATGGAGGCCTGGATCCCGGAAGAGTACGACTCCGCGGTCATCCAGCGAATCACCCAGACGTCCGTCATCGAGGCCCTCGCCAACCGCCTCCCCATGACGTCCGACACCCGCCACGCCCCCCGCTCCGCAGGCATGGGCGTCGAGGTCATCGACAAGGGCGGCGCCTACGGCGAGGACACCAGCCTCAACGACGACGTCGTCCTCACCGCCAAGAAGTTCGGCAAGGTCGTCCGCATCGCCGAGGAGGACATCAATGATGCCCTCCCCAACACGCTCGCCGTGAAGATGAAGGACTGGGGTATCTCCTACGCGAAGATCCTCGACAACGCCTGCCTCGGCGTCACCGCGGCCCCCGGCGCCGGTGTCCCCTTCCAGTCGCTGTACAGCCTGCTCAACACCACGGACGCCACCCTCGGCTACACCGGCGGCGACAACATCACCACCGCGGCCTCCTCCGGCGCAACCTACGACGACTACTCCACCGCCATCGGCGACGTCGAGGCGGGCGACTACTACGACCCGGCCACGATGATCTCCATCGCGCACCCGTCGTTCAAGAAGTCCATGCGCGGCATCAAGGACAGCCAGCAGCGCCCGATCTTCATCGAGGGCCTCGCCGGAACTCCCGACACAATCTTCAGTGTGCCGATCCACTGGTCGCTCGGCGCCCGCCAGCACGCTACCGCCACCGCCGCCCCGACCGGACGGCCCCTCATGGCGTTCGTCTCCACCGACCTCATGCTCCTCGGCATCCGCTCCGGCCCCGAGAGCGTGTTCATCGACGGACGCGACGGCACCTCCGCCCTCACCGACGAGTCGCTGCTGAAGATGCGTGCCCGCCGCGGCTGGGCCTACGGCCACCCGGCCGGCGCGTCCATCCTCGTCGGCTGA
- a CDS encoding phage portal protein, with translation MSIDDLMCGIEELAEARPDYDTAAMYYDGTAPEIFASSKIRAALRAHNIDFELNFAKTPVNAVVDRLEVAAISSSDEKITALISRMWDDNQLDLEFRNLHRRTCEFGDAYFICLPVEDDNGTVVRVDMFYNSPQTVRVIYSQENPRLKQFAIKKWADGRYLRAELYYADRIERWTTKVDTTGGQQTDWEEWLAEPEPDGDGTVGEPDPDSWYIAHDYGEIPVFHYRNDHPYGQPEHYGAYGPQNAINKLQATHMGTVDYQGFPQRYALTEAATTDTSDLEPGDWDDADFPEDTTGRGPSDTGDDSSLKAGPGEVLLLRGFKNVGQFDAAKPEIFLNPLMFNVRAMAQITVTPLHLFDPQGDQPSGESVRAKEAPFIRKVRDRQLFIGATHREMIVFCLRQFGIPNPVVDVRWAAAATIDDKDGWLTVGEKIRNGVPRKQALMEAGYRAEQVDEWLEGVDDAELTRRVDILATVADSAQKLGAAATLGVIDNAQAHALLNGALSDIELLAGVEART, from the coding sequence GTGAGTATCGATGACCTGATGTGCGGCATCGAGGAGCTCGCCGAGGCGCGCCCCGACTACGACACCGCCGCCATGTACTACGACGGCACCGCCCCCGAGATCTTCGCCAGCAGCAAGATCCGTGCCGCCCTGCGCGCCCACAACATCGACTTCGAGCTCAACTTCGCGAAGACCCCCGTCAACGCGGTCGTCGACCGCCTCGAGGTCGCCGCGATCTCCAGTAGTGACGAGAAGATCACCGCGCTCATCTCCCGCATGTGGGACGACAATCAGCTCGACCTGGAGTTCCGCAACCTGCACCGCCGCACGTGCGAGTTCGGTGATGCCTATTTCATCTGCCTGCCCGTTGAGGACGACAACGGCACCGTCGTGCGGGTCGACATGTTCTACAACTCGCCGCAGACGGTGCGGGTCATCTACTCGCAGGAGAACCCGCGCCTCAAACAGTTCGCGATCAAGAAGTGGGCTGACGGTCGCTACCTGCGGGCCGAGCTGTACTACGCGGACCGCATCGAACGCTGGACGACGAAGGTCGACACCACCGGCGGACAGCAGACGGACTGGGAAGAGTGGCTGGCCGAACCCGAACCGGACGGCGACGGCACCGTAGGCGAACCCGACCCCGACTCGTGGTACATCGCCCACGACTACGGCGAGATCCCCGTCTTCCACTACCGCAACGACCACCCCTACGGGCAGCCCGAACACTACGGTGCCTACGGCCCACAGAACGCCATCAACAAACTCCAGGCCACCCACATGGGCACGGTCGACTACCAGGGCTTCCCGCAGCGCTACGCCCTCACCGAAGCCGCCACCACCGACACCTCCGACCTGGAGCCCGGCGACTGGGACGACGCCGACTTCCCCGAGGACACCACCGGCCGCGGCCCCTCCGACACCGGCGACGACTCCTCCCTCAAAGCCGGGCCCGGCGAAGTGCTGCTGCTGCGCGGCTTCAAGAACGTCGGCCAGTTCGACGCGGCCAAGCCGGAGATCTTCCTCAACCCACTCATGTTCAACGTGCGGGCGATGGCGCAGATCACCGTCACCCCCCTGCACCTGTTCGACCCGCAAGGCGACCAGCCGTCCGGCGAGTCGGTGCGCGCCAAGGAAGCCCCGTTCATCCGCAAGGTGCGTGACCGGCAGCTGTTCATCGGCGCCACCCACCGCGAAATGATCGTGTTCTGTCTGCGCCAGTTCGGCATTCCGAACCCGGTTGTTGACGTGCGCTGGGCGGCCGCCGCCACCATCGACGACAAGGACGGCTGGCTCACCGTCGGCGAAAAGATCCGCAACGGTGTGCCGCGCAAGCAGGCATTGATGGAGGCCGGCTACCGGGCCGAGCAGGTCGACGAATGGCTGGAGGGTGTGGACGACGCCGAGCTCACCCGCCGCGTCGACATCCTCGCAACTGTCGCCGACTCCGCCCAGAAGCTTGGCGCCGCTGCCACGCTCGGCGTCATCGACAACGCCCAAGCGCATGCCCTCCTCAACGGCGCCCTGTCGGACATCGAACTGCTGGCCGGGGTGGAGGCGAGGACATGA
- a CDS encoding phage tail protein produces the protein MSFLVASGHVQVDARTRDAKDEIQDLIRTMGGLSPAAQAAANSLKDLGKRASLAGQSLGRLGERAEDAERALAGLRAVAGDIRVKAELDDDTSAGVATVKAAIADLKAQSPVRLEVNFDGDATQITATAQAMRDLRNDARDAGQSLTTLAIRSAAAALALQELENAAQGASRALRTLRGRAAATAAAMSDLRDTTARASTALRTIANRAESTDGRLNTLAARSRALRGDMDELDGVLRRVGGSMGALRPRLGGLGSSSGDASGGMRKLMLAASGLSTALIPVAAATVPIAAGTVAAAAGVATFGLAIGQQVAEMTKASGAAKKYQDAVREHGRGSEEAAKAARQTQLALAEMPAPTQQAAAALSVLKDEYEDWSDALSADTMPVVTKSLGLFQAMLPRLTPVVRSTSAQLENMLNVLAGGMQTAGFERFMDKLAGWSGGALARATLGMVKFSQALDTGAIGSDLDRFMDYVRENGPLVADALGNLAKAAVHLVVAASDMGVSVLGVVSAFAKLVTAIPTSTLSTMLQLYAALKLVSVGVGMVSAAASSGAVARLGAYFAVMRAAGVGPTLRATAASMTAVQKASIGLGVLAIAAIGIDKLADKARGAPPDVDRLATSLKNLSQTGKFTGELQKTFGDLDGLVEKVKKLHTEADKANNTALGFRIPGLDDTADWIASKINDVSKGGESLNALKDDFKSLDEAMSGMVSSGYGKQAAQDFNMMRDALKAEGLSMKEINDLFPEYRASVAALKAEQKLAAQGMGIFGQQAMETKTKLDAQKASADGLRASLLALNDVNRSAHDARIQFEAGIDALTASFKEHGATLNEDTAAGQANGLAMSQAAKGHDEMLATSLAAGESLESMTGKSDKLRSTMMRLATEAFGGNKKAAEEYVNKLLGIPSEVKTMIKAERAEAIAGLEAVRAAIQKTPGAKTVKVDTLNAAAIKALEAVGYKTRTLPDGRTEVFTKNGQAIGSIGEVNRALSNLNGKTANTYVNSYFTSIYRVKGTAPGDKGYGVVAPGRASGGPIGFAAGGTPGGRIAGPGTSTSDSIPAMLSNGEWVIRAAAVAKYGDAFMAAVNDGRFRPPGFAKGGKLTEKQKAAIKAESDAKKGLASDFGISHFGTMAGYQRDPFEKALGVPASVSDLVSNLNKVSGQIKAASHGKTESTLLKKLDSSGKALIANQKKLEGVNKALEGAKSKLEDLKGKFDSLKTSVASSLVSFGNITKIGKYGTSPDTLIKQLTSDAGRTTEFAKQLEQLKAKGLNAQSISEIAQAGITGGGMATAQSLLNATPEQIAQINALEKQLQTSANKAGTVTADAMYGAGIRAGEGLVKGLTAQQDKIEATMMAIAKSMEAAIKKSLGIQSPSKVMEPIGDFAFQGVEQGWVKRLAKGNTLLSGNAAALRMRPALMAGSGAATTTAGPGVVVHLNPVFNTMTLPAPAERKAFAVAMARDINDALLDYQKQRRR, from the coding sequence ATGTCCTTCCTCGTCGCGTCCGGTCACGTCCAAGTCGACGCCAGAACCCGCGACGCCAAAGACGAGATCCAAGACCTCATCCGAACCATGGGCGGCCTCAGCCCCGCCGCGCAGGCCGCCGCAAACTCGCTGAAAGACCTGGGCAAGCGGGCGTCACTCGCCGGCCAGTCCCTGGGGAGGCTGGGAGAGCGAGCCGAGGACGCCGAACGGGCCCTGGCCGGATTGCGCGCGGTCGCGGGCGATATCCGCGTCAAGGCCGAACTCGACGACGACACCAGCGCCGGGGTGGCTACCGTCAAGGCTGCCATCGCCGACCTGAAGGCGCAGAGCCCGGTCCGCCTCGAGGTCAATTTCGACGGGGACGCCACGCAGATCACTGCTACAGCGCAGGCCATGCGGGATCTGCGTAACGATGCCCGTGACGCAGGCCAGTCCCTGACTACCCTCGCCATCCGCTCGGCCGCCGCCGCCCTGGCACTCCAGGAATTGGAGAACGCGGCGCAGGGCGCGTCGCGTGCGCTGCGTACCCTGCGGGGGCGGGCAGCGGCCACCGCGGCCGCCATGAGCGATCTCCGGGACACGACGGCGCGCGCCTCGACTGCTCTGCGGACCATCGCCAACCGGGCCGAGAGCACCGACGGCCGGCTCAACACACTCGCCGCCCGCAGTCGGGCACTGCGCGGCGATATGGACGAACTCGACGGGGTGCTGCGTCGTGTCGGCGGCAGTATGGGCGCCTTGCGTCCCCGCCTCGGCGGCCTCGGATCCTCCAGCGGGGACGCATCCGGCGGTATGCGGAAGCTGATGCTCGCCGCGAGCGGCCTGTCCACCGCACTCATCCCGGTCGCCGCGGCGACCGTCCCCATCGCAGCCGGCACCGTTGCAGCCGCAGCCGGGGTCGCCACGTTCGGGCTGGCGATCGGCCAGCAAGTCGCGGAGATGACGAAGGCCAGCGGTGCAGCCAAGAAATACCAGGACGCGGTCCGCGAGCACGGCCGCGGCTCGGAAGAAGCAGCCAAGGCGGCCCGTCAGACACAGCTGGCGCTAGCGGAGATGCCCGCTCCCACACAGCAGGCCGCAGCAGCCCTGAGCGTCCTCAAAGACGAATACGAGGACTGGTCCGACGCCCTGTCTGCGGACACCATGCCGGTCGTCACCAAGTCACTCGGCCTGTTCCAGGCGATGCTGCCGCGGCTGACACCCGTTGTCCGGAGCACCTCGGCGCAGCTTGAGAACATGCTGAACGTCCTCGCCGGCGGTATGCAGACTGCGGGCTTCGAGCGGTTCATGGACAAGCTGGCGGGGTGGTCAGGGGGGGCGCTCGCGCGGGCCACGTTGGGCATGGTGAAGTTCTCGCAGGCGTTGGACACGGGTGCGATCGGCTCGGACCTGGACCGGTTCATGGACTACGTCCGCGAGAACGGGCCGCTGGTCGCGGACGCGCTGGGCAATCTAGCGAAGGCCGCGGTACACCTGGTGGTTGCTGCGTCCGACATGGGTGTCAGTGTCCTCGGTGTCGTGAGTGCGTTCGCCAAGCTCGTCACCGCGATTCCGACGAGCACCCTGTCGACGATGTTGCAGCTCTATGCCGCTCTCAAGCTGGTCAGCGTTGGTGTGGGCATGGTGTCGGCCGCTGCGTCGTCTGGTGCGGTGGCGCGTCTGGGCGCCTACTTCGCGGTGATGCGCGCCGCTGGCGTGGGCCCGACGCTGCGGGCGACCGCGGCGAGCATGACGGCTGTGCAGAAGGCCAGCATCGGGCTGGGTGTGCTGGCGATAGCCGCGATCGGCATCGACAAGTTGGCGGACAAGGCGCGGGGTGCGCCACCGGATGTGGACCGGCTTGCGACGAGTTTGAAGAACCTGTCGCAGACGGGGAAGTTCACAGGCGAGTTGCAGAAGACGTTCGGTGACCTCGACGGCTTGGTCGAGAAGGTCAAGAAGCTGCACACCGAGGCAGACAAGGCGAACAACACGGCGCTCGGGTTCCGTATCCCTGGCCTCGACGACACAGCCGACTGGATCGCCAGCAAGATCAACGACGTGTCGAAGGGCGGCGAGAGCCTCAACGCCCTGAAGGACGACTTCAAGAGCCTCGACGAGGCAATGTCCGGCATGGTGTCGTCCGGCTACGGCAAGCAGGCCGCGCAGGACTTCAACATGATGCGCGACGCCCTGAAGGCCGAGGGCCTCTCCATGAAGGAGATCAATGATCTCTTCCCGGAGTACCGTGCCTCGGTGGCCGCGCTCAAGGCGGAGCAGAAGCTTGCCGCGCAGGGCATGGGAATCTTCGGGCAGCAGGCCATGGAGACGAAGACGAAACTGGACGCCCAGAAGGCCTCGGCTGATGGCTTGCGGGCGAGCCTCCTGGCCCTGAACGACGTGAACCGGTCTGCGCATGACGCGCGGATCCAGTTCGAGGCGGGCATCGATGCCCTCACCGCATCGTTCAAGGAACATGGCGCGACCTTGAATGAGGACACCGCGGCCGGCCAGGCGAACGGTCTGGCTATGTCGCAGGCGGCTAAGGGTCACGACGAGATGCTCGCGACGAGCCTTGCCGCGGGCGAATCGCTGGAGTCGATGACCGGCAAGTCGGACAAGCTGCGCTCGACCATGATGCGTCTGGCGACGGAGGCTTTCGGCGGGAACAAGAAGGCGGCGGAGGAGTACGTCAACAAGCTCCTTGGTATCCCGTCCGAGGTCAAGACGATGATCAAGGCGGAGCGGGCGGAGGCTATCGCTGGCCTTGAGGCGGTGCGAGCGGCGATCCAGAAGACGCCGGGGGCGAAGACAGTCAAGGTCGACACCCTGAACGCTGCCGCCATCAAGGCGCTGGAAGCGGTCGGGTACAAGACCAGGACCCTGCCGGACGGCCGCACCGAGGTGTTCACGAAGAACGGCCAGGCCATCGGCAGCATCGGCGAGGTGAACAGGGCCCTGTCCAACCTGAACGGGAAGACGGCGAACACCTACGTCAACAGCTACTTCACGTCGATCTACCGGGTGAAGGGGACTGCGCCGGGCGACAAGGGGTACGGGGTCGTGGCTCCCGGACGCGCTTCAGGTGGTCCGATCGGGTTTGCTGCTGGCGGCACCCCGGGCGGCCGGATTGCTGGGCCTGGAACCAGCACGTCGGACAGCATTCCGGCGATGCTGTCGAATGGCGAGTGGGTGATCCGCGCGGCGGCCGTGGCGAAGTACGGCGACGCGTTCATGGCGGCAGTGAACGACGGCCGCTTCCGCCCGCCCGGCTTCGCGAAGGGCGGCAAGCTCACCGAGAAGCAGAAGGCCGCGATCAAAGCGGAGAGCGACGCCAAGAAGGGATTGGCCTCCGACTTCGGCATCAGCCACTTCGGCACGATGGCGGGCTACCAGCGGGACCCGTTCGAGAAAGCGCTGGGCGTGCCAGCCAGCGTCAGCGACCTTGTCTCCAACTTGAACAAGGTGAGCGGGCAGATCAAGGCGGCATCGCACGGCAAGACCGAGTCGACGCTGCTGAAGAAACTGGACTCCTCGGGTAAGGCGCTGATCGCGAACCAGAAGAAGCTTGAGGGCGTCAACAAGGCGCTCGAAGGGGCGAAGTCGAAGCTCGAGGATTTGAAGGGCAAGTTCGACTCGCTCAAGACCAGCGTCGCCTCCTCGCTGGTGTCCTTCGGCAACATCACGAAGATCGGCAAGTACGGGACGTCACCGGACACGCTGATAAAGCAGCTCACCTCGGACGCCGGACGCACCACCGAGTTCGCCAAGCAGCTTGAGCAGCTGAAAGCAAAGGGCCTCAACGCCCAGTCCATCAGCGAGATAGCACAGGCAGGGATCACGGGCGGCGGCATGGCCACAGCCCAGTCCCTCCTCAACGCCACCCCGGAGCAGATCGCGCAGATCAACGCCCTGGAGAAGCAGCTCCAGACGTCGGCCAACAAGGCGGGCACAGTCACCGCGGATGCCATGTACGGGGCTGGCATCAGGGCCGGCGAGGGCTTGGTGAAGGGGCTCACCGCCCAGCAGGACAAGATCGAAGCCACGATGATGGCCATCGCGAAGAGCATGGAAGCCGCCATCAAGAAAAGCCTTGGGATCCAGAGCCCGTCGAAGGTGATGGAACCGATCGGCGACTTCGCCTTCCAAGGAGTCGAGCAGGGCTGGGTCAAGCGGCTCGCCAAGGGAAACACCCTGCTGTCCGGGAACGCCGCAGCCCTGCGCATGCGCCCCGCCCTCATGGCGGGTTCCGGCGCGGCCACGACTACGGCAGGGCCGGGCGTCGTCGTCCACCTCAACCCCGTGTTCAACACGATGACCCTGCCGGCTCCGGCCGAACGCAAGGCGTTCGCCGTGGCGATGGCCAGGGATATCAACGACGCGTTGCTCGACTACCAGAAGCAGCGGAGGCGCTGA
- a CDS encoding HK97 gp10 family phage protein, giving the protein MSAAFTLTVNTAWPEEVDHASSRFLESVALGIETDAKRLAAVDTGLMRSRIYREVNDLTARIGVRDVEYWMTVEFGSGPHVITPVNRKALYWPGARHPVARVNHPGTPVQPFLRPALMRRREAL; this is encoded by the coding sequence ATGAGCGCTGCGTTCACGCTCACGGTCAACACCGCATGGCCGGAAGAGGTCGACCATGCATCCTCCCGCTTCCTCGAATCGGTGGCACTGGGCATCGAGACGGACGCCAAGCGGCTGGCCGCCGTCGACACCGGACTGATGCGATCGCGTATCTACCGTGAGGTCAACGATCTGACCGCCCGCATTGGAGTTCGGGACGTCGAATACTGGATGACCGTCGAGTTCGGGTCCGGCCCGCACGTCATCACCCCCGTCAACAGGAAAGCCCTGTACTGGCCCGGCGCTAGGCACCCTGTTGCTCGCGTCAACCACCCGGGCACCCCCGTGCAGCCGTTCCTCCGGCCCGCACTCATGCGCAGGCGGGAGGCACTCTGA